In the Streptomyces spororaveus genome, GGTTCAAGTCCAGCTACAGCGGTGGCGACGGCGACGCCTGCCTGGAGGTTGCCGTGGCCTGGCACAAGTCCTCGTACAGCACCAGCGACGGCGACAACTGCGTCGAGGTGGCCTCCGGCAGGGACACGGTCCACGTCCGGGACTCCAAGAGCACAGACGGCCCCGTACTGGACCTCGCGCCGGCGAGCTGGGCGGCGCTGACCGGCTGGGTCAGCCGGTAGCACCGCCCAGGGGCACATCAGTGGAAGGTCAGGTTGTACTCGCCGGCCTTCCCCGCCACCGGCTCGAAGTGGGCCGCGCCCTTCAGGCCCTCGTACGTGCCGCTTCCGTACTTCGCGCCCTGCTTCTGGCGGGTGGAGACCCGGTACACCGTCCCGATCGTCGCCGTACCGGCCGTCATC is a window encoding:
- a CDS encoding DUF397 domain-containing protein → MSTDLKWFKSSYSGGDGDACLEVAVAWHKSSYSTSDGDNCVEVASGRDTVHVRDSKSTDGPVLDLAPASWAALTGWVSR